DNA from Methanomassiliicoccales archaeon:
CACCACTAAAAGGCCGTCCTCGAACTCGTTCAGCAGTTCCAGATAATCTTCGATGGGGCGCTTGCCCTCGTGGAAGGGCCAAAGGTAGGAAACGATCCTCTTGCCCCTATGGTCCATGGTCCAGCAGACCGGCGCCTCCGGCAGGCCATTTTCCCTCCGATAAGGCTGAACGACACCATCTTCCAAGCGGACGGTCTCCGACGAATCATAGAGATAATTCTTTTCGGCTAGCTCTTGGAGCAGCGGACCGCTGGTCCTTTGATAGGGGGCGCGAAAACCTTTCTTTTGTTGGCCGAACACCTTGTTTAGCGCGGCCTCCGCCCGGTCCAGCACGTCCCGGACCTGTTCCCGGTCCAGAACGACCCCCGTCTCCTTCCCGGAGAAGTCCTCGTGGTCGTAGCCGTGCAGGGCCACCTCGTGCCCCTTCATCAGCGAGGACAGGTCAAGGTCTCGAGACATTACCTCGGCGCTCCTTCCCTCCCAGAAGAACGTGCCCTTTACCTCGGTGTCCCGGAACAGCTCCACAAGGCGTTCCAGGCCGCGGGCGGAGGAGGTGAAGCGCGGA
Protein-coding regions in this window:
- a CDS encoding polysaccharide deacetylase family protein; amino-acid sequence: MRAVAFTVDVDRDVNLACQGQSCSVSKEMDGKNTPRFTSSARGLERLVELFRDTEVKGTFFWEGRSAEVMSRDLDLSSLMKGHEVALHGYDHEDFSGKETGVVLDREQVRDVLDRAEAALNKVFGQQKKGFRAPYQRTSGPLLQELAEKNYLYDSSETVRLEDGVVQPYRRENGLPEAPVCWTMDHRGKRIVSYLWPFHEGKRPIEDYLELLNEFEDGLLVVATHSWHPLESYCAGIRTKEEADRGLEGLRRLIEHAQGSGAHFVRLADYLRSWNDL